One region of Drosophila subobscura isolate 14011-0131.10 chromosome J, UCBerk_Dsub_1.0, whole genome shotgun sequence genomic DNA includes:
- the LOC117894755 gene encoding mucin-5AC-like isoform X3: MQKITAILAIACGLLAFVSAQKCQECQSGNSAYCHSQTEYRNCMQNNPIGDIVSCDSGYVCSNTEDVCVLSYLVDGSSVLDVCGAPGGNGDDCEVCSGSNKYSCVSKTQFVRCVDQQASTANVYSCATDEICVIEALATHGTLCVPTCAATFLNETATCSNSDYVAPPNPTIPTLDEQVEACKEAAELPANSNFPYFYTRYTNDATCSSYLYCEKISSVAWLAILYNCNGAEPFFDSASSRCVAIRPEDCAATTTSNPQEPTTSSSAGPTESTTTAGPTTSGPSEPTESSTSSNSETPASTVPTSGPQEPTESSTSSSAEASSEASSTLAPTTSSPQEPTESSTSSNSAASDETPATTGSTTSAPENQP; this comes from the exons atgcaaaagattACTGCCATTTTGGCCATCGCTTGCGGCCTATTAGCTTTCGTGTCGGCACAAAAGTGCCAGGAGTGTCAGAGCGGGAACTCTGCCTACTGTCATAGTCAGACCGAATATAGAAATTGCATGC AAAACAATCCCATTGGCGACATCGTATCGTGTGACAGCGGCTACGTTTGCAGCAACACCGAGGATGTCTGCGTGTTGAGTTATCTTGTGGATGGATCTAGTGTGCTGGACGTGTGCGGTGCACCCGGTGGCAACGGTGACGACTGTGAGgtctgcagcggcagcaacaagtaCAGCTGCGTCAGCAAGACCCAATTTGTGCGATGTGTCGATCAGCAGGCATCCACCGCTAATGTTTATAGCTGCGCCACGGATGAGATTTGTGTGATTGAGGCACTCGCCACCCACGGCACCCTCTGTGTGCCCACCTGCGCCGCCACCTTC TTGAACGAGACGGCGACATGCAGCAATAGTGATTATGTGGCACCCCCAAACCCAACGATACCCACTTTGGATGAGCAGGTGGAGGCCTGCAAAGAGGCAGCTGAACTGCCTGCCAATTCGAACTTCCCTTACTTCTATACGAGATACACCAACGACGCAACATGCAGTAGCTATCTGTACTGCGAGAAGATCAGTAGCGTCGCGTGGCTAGCCATCCTATACAACTGCAATGGGGCAGAACCATTCTTCGACTCGGCCTCCTCCAGATGTGTGGCCATTCGACCGGAGGACTGCGCAGCAACAACTACGAGTAACCCGCAGGAACCGACAACTTCTTCCTCTGCAGGGCCAACAGAGAGTACAACTACCGCTGGGCCTACAACGAGTGGTCCATCGGAACCAACAGAGTCTTCTACCAGTTCTAACTCTGAAACTCCAGCTTCAACAGTACCTACAAGTGGTCCACAGGAACCAACAGAGTCTTCCACAAGCTCTAGCGCCGAAGCGTCT TCTGAAGCTTCATCTACCCTTGCACCTACAACGAGTA
- the LOC117894755 gene encoding mucin-5AC-like isoform X1 → MQKITAILAIACGLLAFVSAQKCQECQSGNSAYCHSQTEYRNCMQNNPIGDIVSCDSGYVCSNTEDVCVLSYLVDGSSVLDVCGAPGGNGDDCEVCSGSNKYSCVSKTQFVRCVDQQASTANVYSCATDEICVIEALATHGTLCVPTCAATFLNETATCSNSDYVAPPNPTIPTLDEQVEACKEAAELPANSNFPYFYTRYTNDATCSSYLYCEKISSVAWLAILYNCNGAEPFFDSASSRCVAIRPEDCAATTTSNPQEPTTSSSAGPTESTTTAGPTTSGPSEPTESSTSSNSETPASTVPTSGPQEPTESSTSSSAEASSETPASTVSTRDPQEPTESSTSSNSESPSEASSTLAPTTSSPQEPTESSTSSNSAASDETPATTGSTTSAPENQP, encoded by the exons atgcaaaagattACTGCCATTTTGGCCATCGCTTGCGGCCTATTAGCTTTCGTGTCGGCACAAAAGTGCCAGGAGTGTCAGAGCGGGAACTCTGCCTACTGTCATAGTCAGACCGAATATAGAAATTGCATGC AAAACAATCCCATTGGCGACATCGTATCGTGTGACAGCGGCTACGTTTGCAGCAACACCGAGGATGTCTGCGTGTTGAGTTATCTTGTGGATGGATCTAGTGTGCTGGACGTGTGCGGTGCACCCGGTGGCAACGGTGACGACTGTGAGgtctgcagcggcagcaacaagtaCAGCTGCGTCAGCAAGACCCAATTTGTGCGATGTGTCGATCAGCAGGCATCCACCGCTAATGTTTATAGCTGCGCCACGGATGAGATTTGTGTGATTGAGGCACTCGCCACCCACGGCACCCTCTGTGTGCCCACCTGCGCCGCCACCTTC TTGAACGAGACGGCGACATGCAGCAATAGTGATTATGTGGCACCCCCAAACCCAACGATACCCACTTTGGATGAGCAGGTGGAGGCCTGCAAAGAGGCAGCTGAACTGCCTGCCAATTCGAACTTCCCTTACTTCTATACGAGATACACCAACGACGCAACATGCAGTAGCTATCTGTACTGCGAGAAGATCAGTAGCGTCGCGTGGCTAGCCATCCTATACAACTGCAATGGGGCAGAACCATTCTTCGACTCGGCCTCCTCCAGATGTGTGGCCATTCGACCGGAGGACTGCGCAGCAACAACTACGAGTAACCCGCAGGAACCGACAACTTCTTCCTCTGCAGGGCCAACAGAGAGTACAACTACCGCTGGGCCTACAACGAGTGGTCCATCGGAACCAACAGAGTCTTCTACCAGTTCTAACTCTGAAACTCCAGCTTCAACAGTACCTACAAGTGGTCCACAGGAACCAACAGAGTCTTCCACAAGCTCTAGCGCCGAAGCGTCTTCAGAAACTCCAGCTTCAACAGTATCTACCAGGGACCCGCAGGAACCAACAGAATCTTCTACAAGCTCTAATTCCGAATCGCCATCTGAAGCTTCATCTACCCTTGCACCTACAACGAGTA
- the LOC117894755 gene encoding mucin-5AC-like isoform X4, with product MQKITAILAIACGLLAFVSAQKCQECQSGNSAYCHSQTEYRNCMQNNPIGDIVSCDSGYVCSNTEDVCVLSYLVDGSSVLDVCGAPGGNGDDCEVCSGSNKYSCVSKTQFVRCVDQQASTANVYSCATDEICVIEALATHGTLCVPTCAATFLNETATCSNSDYVAPPNPTIPTLDEQVEACKEAAELPANSNFPYFYTRYTNDATCSSYLYCEKISSVAWLAILYNCNGAEPFFDSASSRCVAIRPEDCAATTTSNPQEPTTSSSAGPTESTTTAGPTTSGPSEPTESSTSSNSETPASTVPTSGPQEPTESSETPATTGSTTSAPENQP from the exons atgcaaaagattACTGCCATTTTGGCCATCGCTTGCGGCCTATTAGCTTTCGTGTCGGCACAAAAGTGCCAGGAGTGTCAGAGCGGGAACTCTGCCTACTGTCATAGTCAGACCGAATATAGAAATTGCATGC AAAACAATCCCATTGGCGACATCGTATCGTGTGACAGCGGCTACGTTTGCAGCAACACCGAGGATGTCTGCGTGTTGAGTTATCTTGTGGATGGATCTAGTGTGCTGGACGTGTGCGGTGCACCCGGTGGCAACGGTGACGACTGTGAGgtctgcagcggcagcaacaagtaCAGCTGCGTCAGCAAGACCCAATTTGTGCGATGTGTCGATCAGCAGGCATCCACCGCTAATGTTTATAGCTGCGCCACGGATGAGATTTGTGTGATTGAGGCACTCGCCACCCACGGCACCCTCTGTGTGCCCACCTGCGCCGCCACCTTC TTGAACGAGACGGCGACATGCAGCAATAGTGATTATGTGGCACCCCCAAACCCAACGATACCCACTTTGGATGAGCAGGTGGAGGCCTGCAAAGAGGCAGCTGAACTGCCTGCCAATTCGAACTTCCCTTACTTCTATACGAGATACACCAACGACGCAACATGCAGTAGCTATCTGTACTGCGAGAAGATCAGTAGCGTCGCGTGGCTAGCCATCCTATACAACTGCAATGGGGCAGAACCATTCTTCGACTCGGCCTCCTCCAGATGTGTGGCCATTCGACCGGAGGACTGCGCAGCAACAACTACGAGTAACCCGCAGGAACCGACAACTTCTTCCTCTGCAGGGCCAACAGAGAGTACAACTACCGCTGGGCCTACAACGAGTGGTCCATCGGAACCAACAGAGTCTTCTACCAGTTCTAACTCTGAAACTCCAGCTTCAACAGTACCTACAAGTGGTCCACAGGAACCAACAGAGTCTTC